The Populus nigra chromosome 4, ddPopNigr1.1, whole genome shotgun sequence genome contains the following window.
GAAGAACCAAAAGTAACATTAGGATTTTGAGGGACAACAGTGTAATTTGCTCACCTGAGGAAATTTTGAGCGCCAACGGTATCATAATGAATGGGATTAAAGCCGTTGATCAACTGGGAAGTGAAGAACCAGAAAATTCTAGGGAAGTATCCATCCCTAATGTGGCTGAAAAGGTAGTCCTATCACACTGTAATTATTTGCCACAAAAACTGTTTAGGAGGAAGTTAAATGGTTTGCCAATTTTGTGTTACCATATGAAGATGTTAATTTCTTTGTGATGAGGagctaattttgaattttgaatttcttttttatgcttGTTTATATTGCCATTAGAAGATGAATGAGtgatttttattagtatttgcAACTTGTCTAAGTGTTGTAGTTTACAATTTCCATAAGCTGAGCTGTGGGTGCCTGTTACAAGTGTTCCTATATTTGGAAGCCTTTTCATTTTCTGCATATCATCTAGTTCAACCTTTTGATATGTTCCATTCTTTGGTCCCTATGTTTCCCCATAAATATTCCATATCTGTAGTGCTATTGTTCTCCTGTTCACCTAATTTACCTTTGtatcaaatgataaaagcaTGGCAAAAATCTTTGATCCGGCAGTTGTGTATGCAAATGAGGTGAAGATGTCAAGGAgctgttttttctttgtgttttgatTCTCCaccagtttttctttttatggtaaCTTGTATGCTGactatattttttgttagtgGATATAGTACTAAtgataatttacaaaaaaaagatgatatgaCTGCTCATGTGTTTTTTCCTTTGCTTAAATGAAAATTCTCCTTGTGATTACGAAATTGATTTTGTAGGAAAAAGAATATTATGGCagcatttgtttcttttaatttttttcctagtCGACAGAATAGATCTTATTTAAACGTCATGTGTTATAAACATTGTATTTATAGGTATAAACTATAGAATTTATTATGCTCTGAAAAGTTGGtttcttcaaattctttttcgcctgttattttctttcttaagaAACCTGTCCTCCATCCTTCTGAAATCTTCTTGTCTACCTGCACTACTCTAATACTCTTGAGAAGAGCTTTGCAGTGTGTTTGCCTTTCATCTCACACTTTCTTATGTTCTTTCTaagtgacttttttttttgtttattcaaaACGGAAGTTGATCTAGAAtacttttatatagaaaatgattttttttgttgaaaaagtaGGGAAGATTTACAGAGATGGTGGATGAGAATTTCCCCAAAGCAGAAAGAGAAAAtctgaaatataaaaattctaagATAAAATACTAAAGCTCTCCAGTCTCTCTGCAGTATCCTTAGGAAACACATCCAAAATATCTGAGGCAAAGTGATTGGGAACAGAATTAACTTTCCATATGGCCCTTGCTGCAACCTGTGAACTCAAACTTTTTCCTTGTGTGGGAGGCAGAATGCATAAGCTATCACATATCAGCACTAGCCCTCCTTCCAAATTTAATATGCCTAAATGTATAGtatttgtaattatattttcattgcTTGAAATTGTTGAATGTATGAATTGACTGATTATAGTTTCCATCAGTGtctagttatattttttctccTATCAATAGGCATGCTTGTGTACCATTGGAAAACTGATGACAGAGACACCTGCTATTTATGTGGTTCATTTCTGTAAATGTTAGGTTTTCTGTCCGTCATTTGTCAGTTTAAGACACGTGTTTTAGGTACTGAAGCTATTCCTTTACTGCTGATAGTCTATGCTTCTTTTTTCATGTCCTAGTTGTTGATTGCTAAGCAATTTGTTACACTTGTTTTCCTAGACTGCACATATTCTTGTCTATTTATTGACTTAGCCCAAATTGTTCAACTATCATTTGTGAGCCAAAGGAAGTTGTAACCTGTGCATGTGTTGTCTGGATTTCCTGAAGCATGCATATAACTTTATTTGCTAGTAATAGATGATATTCACACTTCTGAACAGCGTAGGACTGATGAATGCTTTGTCATGACACTACAAGTGGTCCAGCTAAAAGGAAGTTATGCCAACCTATGCATGATATGCAAATGGAAAAGGAGAGAATAAGAATTGCTAATTTAAATGATGAATTATTTTAGCATCATAACATGCATGAAAAAGCTtgttttttccataaaaaaagaagaagcatgcaGCAATCAAAGTGTTCAACGCTGTATCATCTTGAGAGAAGTTTGGGTAGCGGAATCCTTACCAAGAAccattatgttgttttttagaCATTTCCTGGTTTCTCATTTGAGGTTCATAGGACATAGAGTTGATGCATTTTTCAGAAGGTTTCATATTGATATTGATAAGAGGTAGCAGTGAGGTTTATTTTATGTTGGACTGGGAGAGACtgattatgatatattttgttatttttcttttctgaatcACCTATCTTGGTAGGAGTGAAAAGAAGTAGCTTGTGGTTGTCTCTTACTGTAGTGGAAGTTACCACCATTTGCAATCTGTACCGAGATTCAATGTGCCTGCCAATGTGTTCTGTTCTGTCCTTTTGCTTTTAGGTTCTACTCACCATTTGGTAGTTTTGATTGTATATATAGAGATATATCCTTTCTGCTtgccttttttctttaatttatatgttttgttttatttatgcaGATCCCTGATGTGTTACAAGACTCTTCGGTTTTGCATTTGCCTAAAAGTGAAGGTATGCTTTTCAGAATAATCCTTCTGTATTTGGTGTTTCCAATGAACGCCCTTTCTATTGGATAAGGTTGCCATATCTTGGTAATTAGTCTTGTTTGgactaatttttttcatgtgtcgTTTTCTACTTTTCTTTACTTGAGAAgccagttaattttttttcctggataATTTCCTGGAAATCAGTTGATTTGTAGAGAGTTCAACTTTCCAAACCTTCTCTTTACCTTTCTTGACAATGAAAAGGTATAGTCTTAACATTAGAGCAAACCTGCTGCTGATGAATTAGGAAAGCATCCTCTTGGTCTTGGCTGTTGGATGTTTAATATGCAGATTGTTGTTCTCTGTATGCCCCAACTGTGTTAGTGGATTTATTTCATGGGGATGTTAAATCATCTTGAGTGAGAATAGAAGAATATCCCGGGTGAAGAGGGGAGTGGTCTAACTAATTTGCAACTATTGCCTCCAAAACCTCCACCTTTCACAAGAAGCTTGGAGAGGAACTGGAAAAAGAATAGGAGGATATAATTAAGCTTGAATGTTACAGATAGGATGAGTGTGTGGACAGTCTAGgatgtaattaaattttatgatatgattgtGTGTTTTCCCCACTCATGAAGCTGGTGAACATAAGAGCCATGGTACATCTTCGAAAAAATCAGAAATCTTCGTTCGAGGAAAAGCATCAAGCATGTAGATCAGGCGAGAATATTATGTAAAAAGATGGTGACTTTGGAGTGATAGTTAACACCATCTTAGTTATGGACCCACTTTCACATGGAAATTTCTCATGCAAGACCTTATCCTTTCTTACTGAGTTTTGGGTGGGTACCAATTCAAGAAGGAAACCTTATGTATGCACATACTTTAAGGTTTGGTTGGGGAAGGTTGTGTAATTTAATGGAAAATGTGTGATACACTTTTTTTTGGTGGGTTGGAGAAGGGGTGGGGTTGTATTTTTAGAGTCTTTAAGGAACAATCATGCGGGGAttaaatttctgttttttcaTCCTCTAGGGAGTATGATAGTGAGGGAATAACGAGTCTTGCTGTCCTTTATCTGGAGGGTTTGGAAATCTCTagtctttctttttattctagAAGGATGACAAGTATGCATCTCATATTGTGGAAGTGGAATTCATTCTCCTCAACCATTTTCCCTCGTTCATGGCTGACAATATGCATCTCATATTTTATGATTGAGTTTGCTTGCCTGCTGGCATATCTagaaattttcattttagtaCAGTACTCAAGTATCGTATGATCTTAAATGTTACTTGATATCATTGCATGATATTAAAAGCCATAGCTTAACCTTGTGATGTCCGGTGATGTTccacaaaaaaaagcaaaagaaaagaaaatagaaggcTGTAAATGTGTGTATTTTCAGATTGTCCCTTCTTTCTGAAAGTAATAATGATCATCTCAAGGTTTATAATCCTTTAACCTTCTATATGCTCTGATATGTCTGTTGCTAAGAAAGTTCAGATAATGTCTCAGATGGAAGCCTTTCTGTAAAAATCGAACAAGTGCACGCTGCTATTCCAGACAAGAGTAATTCAATTAACACAGATGGGGCAGTTTCTGTTTTTTCAGATGTTAACATTGTCATCCCTAATCTCATGTAAGATTTGCGAAAGCTCTTTAATGTAGAATTTTGTGTTGCTTGATACTTTTTGGATGCTCCAAAAAGCTTCTATTTTCAGTACTGGACACTGATTTAACAGTATCTGATGAGATCTTatgcaaaattatatattatttgctACAGAGAGCCAGAAGCGTATTCTAATTCTTATGTCCATCCATGTATACATGAGAAGCTGTCACAGATACAAAGTGGAATGCTTTTGCAGAAAGGAATTTCTGAACTTGAAGGTAGAAATTGCACTGACATGAAAATTTGGTTGTCCaggattttcttctttttattgcttataattgcaagcttttttcttttttatacattGTATTATGTGTGAACCACGCTGGACAGGTTCAAAAGACGGAGAAATCTCTCGTTTGGAGGCCTCTTCCAATGCCAGTGTCTGTTGTAATCATCAGAATAAACACTCCAAGTGCAATGACTTGATCTGTAGTTCCAGTGAAGTAAATCTAGAGCAGCTGGCTAAGGCTAAGAAACTGGGAATTCTCAAACTATCTCCGGTGGACGAAGTGGAAGGAGAAATTATCTATTTTCAGAATAGGTTACTTGGCAATGCAGTTGCAAGGAAGCACTTTACTggtcctttcctttttcctttcatcgtttgtttttttggatatGCTGGTTCTCTTTTATTTACCCCCCCTCCCAAGTCTTGCATTATTCTAATACTCCAtccaaatttagttttttattgaaaaaagtaGCTTTAAATCAATATACATTTGCATGACTTTTTTTTGTGGTGAATTGTGCTTGCAGATAATTTAATATCTAAGGTTGCTAGGCATCTACCCCAGGAGATAGATGCATCTAGGGGGCAAAGGTGGGATGAAGTACTTGTTAACCGGTATCTTTGTGACGTTAGAGAAGCAAAGAAGCAGGGCAGGAAAGAAAGAAGGCATAAGGAAGCCCAGGCTGTTCTGGCTGCAGCAACTGCTGCTGCAGCAGCTTCTTCTCGGACTTCATCATTTAGGAAAGATGCCTTGGATGAATCTGCTCACCAGGAGGTggtttattttttccatttccCTTCtgtattttttctccttttcacttcaggttttttttccttgccttCTAGAGAAAACTTGCAGTTATTTAATGCAGTTATCCACCTTGTCACTCTTACCTGGTTCCAGAAATATAATACTTCTAATGGGAGGGCTGGCATTTCTTCTCAGTTGATGCCACGTCCAAAAGAAATGCTTTCAAGGGTGGCTGTTCCAAGGATTTCATCAGAGAAGTACTCTGATTTTGTTCAGTCAATTTCAGATTTTTCTAAAGATCACCCTGGACCATGTGATATATGCAGACGATTTGAGACAATACTGAACCCTATTTTAGTCTGCTCTGGCTGCAAGGTTTTCTCGAATGGACCTTGGTATTTCCTCTTAGCAGCGCGCTATCTGCTTGCTTCTTGTTGTTGACAAAAGCTCTTCTGCCAACAGGTTGCAGTTCACTTGGATTGCTATCGTTGTGTGAAGGAATCTACTGGTCCATGGCATTGTGAATTATGTGAAGAATCATTGTCATCTAGATGCTCTGGAGCTCCTGTCAATTTTTGGGACAGGGCAAATGGTGTTGAATGTGGTTTATGTGGTGGTATTAAAGGTGCTTTCAGGAAATCTACTGATGGTAGATGGGTTCATGCCTTTTGTGCAGAGGTTGATTTTTTGCTTTCCCCTTCAATGGCTTGATTCAGGATTTTCTTTCTTATCTTCTTTGAAGcacatattataattatttcctattttttcttgtagTGGGTCTTTGAACCAACATTCAGAAGGGGACAAGTAAATCCTGTTGAAGGAATGGTATGTGCATATTTTAGGTGCCCatattgtcaaaaaaaattgtCCATTGACTCACTAAAACTCAAGTATATGTGAAGATCTCTTTGGTTGGAATATAATATGCAGAATTTAACCTGTTATTTCTTACCTTGCATGTTTATGACCattgtaatttttcttatttcacaTTTACTCTATCTGCATTGAAATTCCAGGAAAAGATCGCCAAGGAGATTAACATTTGTTGTGTCTGCTGCCATAGACATGGTGTCTGCGTAAAAGTGAGTTCCAGCTTTGATTGTTTCAgaacttttgtttttctatagcATCAATTCATATGTAATGAATATTGATGGTTTAATCAACTGCAATATAAAATGTGCAGTGTAGTGCTGGTCACTGTCAGGCCACATTTCATCCCACCTGTGCTAGGAGTGCAGGTTTTTACATGAATGTTAAGACTCTTAATGGCAAGATGCAGCACAAGGCTTACTGTGAAAAGCATAGCTTGGAGCAGAAGGCAAAGGTCTGTTCTTGTTGTCTGTACATAAAATGTCTTTTGACTTCttgtcattttataattttgcagCATTTGATTTATGTAGGCTGAAACTCAAAAACATGGAGAAGAAGAGATAAAGAGCATGAGGCAAGTCAGGGTAAGAATGCTCTCGGATTAATCATGTTATTTTCTGGATAATAATGCTTACTTGGGTCTATTGTTTCTTGTTCTAAGATTGGTTCAACTGTTTATATTAATGACTTTTGTATGTTACAGTGATTACATGTTTACTATGCTGGTCTACTTCTTTGGAATTCATCTACTATTTTGAACTGAAAAGTTTaatagaaaaatgtttttttctgtgAACTTCGAGTGCCTCAGACATTGTGTACATGTCTATCCTCCAGGCATATACTGAACAAGTGTCCTAATGTAAGCTAAAATCATAACTTTTCTTCTGAAGTAATCCCAAGGCATATGACAACTCTCACTTGTTATTATAACATTTTACTCTGGTCATGACATTattatgataaatttatttttgtggtcaaggtcttattttctgtgAAAGCTCTGGTagcttaattatttttcttgctatTGTAAATCTGTTGCAACTGGTTCATGAGGTTGATTTAAATATTGGCCTGCATTTGCTTCTTTGCAATCTGGTGTAACATTAAGCAATTTCTTCTGATGTTTTCTGCATTGATGGAATTATCTTATGTTTACTGGAAGTTTATTGCTAATGCTTCTTTGTTTCTTATGTTTGCAACTGTATAATGGTCAagatttaatcatatttttggGGGTAGGAGAATTACAGTGATCTAATTAACTTTCTAAATTCTCCTGTAGGGTCAATTGGAGAGATTACGTCTTCTTTGTGAGAGAATTGTTAGACGTGAAAAAATAAAGGTAACTTTCTCGGAACCAGAAAAGTGCTCTTAACTTTTTTATGCAGTATTATGCAGCCAAGAAAAATGTTCCTTTTAATTCCCTGTGCTTacttcacttttttattttctaagtttttCACTTGAACTTTCTCCTTGAGGGCAGTATTTCTTCCTTCAGGTGGATTTTTCCCCATTCTTGATATTTACACGTTGGACCAAGTAAAATATGCTGAActctattgtttttattgtttggaGCAATGTAAACTCGGATAGTAAAATTagatcgtaaaatcataaaatcataagtaagttttattaactaattatatacATAATTTCAGCCAAGTAGTAAATAACAACATAACACAATTAAGgcaaaagtgaaataaacaatacaaaagttcaagcaccttaaaatatatagttcaaataaaaattcatacatagtttaacttaaaaaaaccatcaataatACAATTATGTCCATAGAATTTCATTAACTAACAATCAACAAACCTAAAACAATCAACATGCTGGTATGTCGTGTAAATTAAAACTAACATTATTGCCTTCATCTTCCTCGTTATGTTTAAGACATTCATCAAAATCATTCCTAATACAAATGAAAAATTCTTGTAAAGAAAGAGTAATGATCAATAGGTGAGAATCCACTCATTTTTGCAGAGAAtgactttgtaaaaaaaataaaatcaggtgGGGGACGTTTGAAATTCCTAAGCTTTACATTCAATAAAACTAGCTTCCTCAAAACTTTAATCAATAATACTTTAGCAGCATGCACAATGACCCATAATCACAGATATTATCATATGAAAACTTGTGTCAAGTGTACTATTAATTGGGGGagtatttataattccattaaactcgtaaaatcggcAGTGAACTTGTGATTTTGCATGATTTTGACCGAGTTTGTCAATTATACTTGAGCCCTGTTTGATTTTGCTGGTTCTCAAGTTTTTAGTCCAATTTTGCATGTTAGATACATgttgacttgtaaaatcatGGCAACTCGtgattttgacaaccttggtttGGAGCAACACTCCCTGATACATTCAATTAGTTTAAGTTCTTTGCTGTTTTCGAACTTAGAACTTCATTTTAAGCGGACCATTCTCTGAAGATCTATTTTTGTTGCAGTGCTTTTtacatggatattttttttttgcagcgGGAGTTGGTTTTATGCTCACACAGCATACTTGCTTGCAAGCGAGACCAAGTTGCTCGTTCAGTACTTGTTCGGAGTCCCCCTTTCCCTACAGATGTCAGTTCAGAATCAGCTACAACATCCCTCATTGGGAACACAGATGGGTACAGGTCATGCAGCGATGCTGTCCAAAGATCAGATGATGTTACAGTAGACAGCACCATTTCTGTCAAGCACCGAGTTAAGGTTGCTTTGACCATGGACACTGACCAAAAGACCGATGACagctccacatctcaaaaccttTTTACTCCAAAACCTTCAGAGAGGATGCCTTTTGCTGGGAAGCAAATACCTCAAAGACCTTCCTCCGCATCACATAATCTTTTGGATGAAGGAGAATGGAGCTCAAAATCAAAGGTATGTAATCGTTCTGCATCAAtgacttttttgttttgctagaaTTCCTGTGTTAGGGATAAAAATTCTGACAGATTTTGATTGCCATGTCAACTAACAGCATTATGAGACTTTTGAGAAAGAGCTGGTAATGACTTCGGATGAAGCATCGATGAAGAACCAGAAGTTACCTaaaggatatttttatattcctgTGGATTGCCTTCCAAAGGAGAAGCAGAACAATCAGAATGCATGTTCTGGTGAGCCCTTGGAACATAATGGTTAGATGAAAGCAATTTCTGGATTTGTGATTTGCCCACTGGAAATCAACAGCTGTCTACTGTGGACAAGTACTTTCTTCCCGGAGCGACCAAATTTACCTGATTTATGAAGGGGAGACTGGCAGAATGATGCCGAGATTGGGTTCTAGACCGTGTATAAGCTTGTCTGGATGTGTAATGTTCTGGACAAAGTGGGGGGTTGGGGGATGTTTTGGCATCATCGTTGTATATTCATCATGAGAGTAACTGTACAGTAGGGGAGGCTGTATTCCGTTAGATGTAATCCCAAGCGGCTCGGATTTCATTATGTTGATGCCTGTCCCTCTTGGCTGGGAAGCAACGCTTCTTGTATCTTTGTCCAAGGAATGAGGAGTTGCCTACAGAGTTTGCGCCGTCAAGTCAATGTAAATATTCTCTGCGTCATTTCTCACAAGAAATTTCACTAGTAGTTTGATGGAGCGTCCAAGTTATCTTCCCATTATGACCTCActatctgtttttatttttagcgcGTTACAGTCAGGTTTTGTTCGGTTCTTTAGCTGGAAGCTTCGTTCCATTGGTAACGTGGCATCTGATTGGTGCCAGGTCTTGTTAATCCAGCaatgtattatttaattaaggaAATGCCCTTTTCATCCTTCCTTCTTTTTCCTTGTATTTCTTGTCAGGGGATATTTGAGAGTGTTCgcgtgtgttttttatttggaaaagtattgaaataatattttttaattttttaaaattatttttaaaattattatattaaaaaaatataaaaatactaaaaaaatattaatttaaaataaaaaataaaaaaaaattgaatttttttagtaatgtttttaaaatggaaaaCTAAATATACAGATCGCCTGATATGCTTCTGAAGTGAAATTTAAGTTCGTAATAGAAATGGAAGGGATGCGTGCTGGTAATTTTTTGCCTAAGATGTTTGCAagatttccataaaaaatatttaaaggtaAATTGGCCGTAGGATTTGTAGTTGTTGATTCTGGATTGAAATAGTT
Protein-coding sequences here:
- the LOC133692480 gene encoding uncharacterized protein LOC133692480 isoform X1; the encoded protein is MTGGRCHRLKKMMGRGPDGGCGADERPCRPVSRFPTANSLANETEIPQPTVKKPTSLEVDFFSQANKVLSVHSPFDVADNASGSGVPSFPILSTLPSRLASLLRQSDGSRKKHKRSHSGVDKKSSSRVSDRSKGGNIWVETEEYFRGLTLPDIDALFELSSLFNSLGYTKCFYIPYIGNEKIERIETTATNVKTEENLNGKAEGNNTNEQSDTSANVENANDNVEMDCVDGNGKRLIVKDEDNQEDGQFMEIDSVATQSDGAECLTQEEANGCSVSDFSSSVEWLLGCRNRNILTSERPSMKRKLLGSDAGLEKVLIGRPCEGNLSLCDFCCKGETGNVSNRLIVCSSCKVAVHLKCYGVQGDVNKFWLCSWCKQKSDDNDLVKQSCVLCPKEGGALKPVNVENGGSVLEFVHLFCSQWTPEVYIEDLTKMEPVMNVGGIKETRRKLVCNVCKVKSGTCVRCSHGTCRTSFHPICAREARHRMEVWGKYGSDNVELRAFCSKHSELPDDKDTHQLGEAFVAASHNCSVASHDPSELQMDKQHKLNSGRNGDKLAVHIETSDTNSGKPGDGESWEIELNDLKSDAVPLSESGDVDQLIDTGIFERGGYEDASPSDFQNLLLILKKLIDQGKVNAEELTTEIGISPDSLIPTLAEVNLVPDFQAKLVRWFQNHVHLASRHKNFKVQLKSTIVPKAEIGTADHSDGITVSESDITDAVAVKSVPPRRRTKSNIRILRDNSVICSPEEILSANGIIMNGIKAVDQLGSEEPENSREVSIPNVAEKIPDVLQDSSVLHLPKSEDGSLSVKIEQVHAAIPDKSNSINTDGAVSVFSDVNIVIPNLIEPEAYSNSYVHPCIHEKLSQIQSGMLLQKGISELEGSKDGEISRLEASSNASVCCNHQNKHSKCNDLICSSSEVNLEQLAKAKKLGILKLSPVDEVEGEIIYFQNRLLGNAVARKHFTDNLISKVARHLPQEIDASRGQRWDEVLVNRYLCDVREAKKQGRKERRHKEAQAVLAAATAAAAASSRTSSFRKDALDESAHQEKYNTSNGRAGISSQLMPRPKEMLSRVAVPRISSEKYSDFVQSISDFSKDHPGPCDICRRFETILNPILVCSGCKVAVHLDCYRCVKESTGPWHCELCEESLSSRCSGAPVNFWDRANGVECGLCGGIKGAFRKSTDGRWVHAFCAEWVFEPTFRRGQVNPVEGMEKIAKEINICCVCCHRHGVCVKCSAGHCQATFHPTCARSAGFYMNVKTLNGKMQHKAYCEKHSLEQKAKAETQKHGEEEIKSMRQVRGQLERLRLLCERIVRREKIKRELVLCSHSILACKRDQVARSVLVRSPPFPTDVSSESATTSLIGNTDGYRSCSDAVQRSDDVTVDSTISVKHRVKVALTMDTDQKTDDSSTSQNLFTPKPSERMPFAGKQIPQRPSSASHNLLDEGEWSSKSKHYETFEKELVMTSDEASMKNQKLPKGYFYIPVDCLPKEKQNNQNACSGEPLEHNG
- the LOC133692480 gene encoding uncharacterized protein LOC133692480 isoform X2; its protein translation is MTGGRCHRLKKMMGRGPDGGCGADERPCRPVSRFPTANSLANETEIPQPTVKKPTSLEVDFFSQANKVLSVHSPFDVADNASGSGVPSFPILSTLPSRLASLLRQSDGSRKKHKRSHSGVDKKSSSRVSDRSKGGNIWVETEEYFRGLTLPDIDALFELSSLFNSLGYTKCFYIPYIGNEKIERIETTATNVKTEENLNGKAEGNNTNEQSDTSANVENANDNVEMDCVDGNGKRLIVKDEDNQEDGQFMEIDSVATQSDGAECLTQEEANGCSVSDFSSSVEWLLGCRNRNILTSERPSMKRKLLGSDAGLEKVLIGRPCEGNLSLCDFCCKGETGNVSNRLIVCSSCKVAVHLKCYGVQGDVNKFWLCSWCKQKSDDNDLVKQSCVLCPKEGGALKPVNVENGGSVLEFVHLFCSQWTPEVYIEDLTKMEPVMNVGGIKETRRKLVCNVCKVKSGTCVRCSHGTCRTSFHPICAREARHRMEVWGKYGSDNVELRAFCSKHSELPDDKDTHQLGEAFVAASHNCSVASHDPSELQMDKQHKLNSGRNGDKLAVHIETSDTNSGKPGDGESWEIELNDLKSDAVPLSESGDVDQLIDTGIFERGGYEDASPSDFQNLLLILKKLIDQGKVNAEELTTEIGISPDSLIPTLAEVNLVPDFQAKLVRWFQNHVHLASRHKNFKVQLKSTIVPKAEIGTADHSDGITVSESDITDAVAVKSVPPRRRTKSNIRILRDNSVICSPEEILSANGIIMNGIKAVDQLGSEEPENSREVSIPNVAEKIPDVLQDSSVLHLPKSEDGSLSVKIEQVHAAIPDKSNSINTDGAVSVFSDVNIVIPNLIEPEAYSNSYVHPCIHEKLSQIQSGMLLQKGISELEGSKDGEISRLEASSNASVCCNHQNKHSKCNDLICSSSEVNLEQLAKAKKLGILKLSPVDEVEGEIIYFQNRLLGNAVARKHFTDNLISKVARHLPQEIDASRGQRWDEVLVNRYLCDVREAKKQGRKERRHKEAQAVLAAATAAAAASSRTSSFRKDALDESAHQELMPRPKEMLSRVAVPRISSEKYSDFVQSISDFSKDHPGPCDICRRFETILNPILVCSGCKVAVHLDCYRCVKESTGPWHCELCEESLSSRCSGAPVNFWDRANGVECGLCGGIKGAFRKSTDGRWVHAFCAEWVFEPTFRRGQVNPVEGMEKIAKEINICCVCCHRHGVCVKCSAGHCQATFHPTCARSAGFYMNVKTLNGKMQHKAYCEKHSLEQKAKAETQKHGEEEIKSMRQVRGQLERLRLLCERIVRREKIKRELVLCSHSILACKRDQVARSVLVRSPPFPTDVSSESATTSLIGNTDGYRSCSDAVQRSDDVTVDSTISVKHRVKVALTMDTDQKTDDSSTSQNLFTPKPSERMPFAGKQIPQRPSSASHNLLDEGEWSSKSKHYETFEKELVMTSDEASMKNQKLPKGYFYIPVDCLPKEKQNNQNACSGEPLEHNG